Proteins co-encoded in one Apteryx mantelli isolate bAptMan1 chromosome 4, bAptMan1.hap1, whole genome shotgun sequence genomic window:
- the SDHAF2 gene encoding succinate dehydrogenase assembly factor 2, mitochondrial isoform X2, with protein MAVARRLCSLSGWALCRPVLGHVSVQRGYRGSSPTDSGKDVLEIPLPPWQERPDEPLETKRARLLYESRKRGMLENCILLSLFAKENLSRMSERQLNLYDRLINEPSNDWDIYYWATEAKPTPAVFENDVMAMLREFAKNKNREQRLRQPDLEYLFESPR; from the exons ATGGCGGTGGCCAGG CGGCTCTGCTCGCTGTCCGGATGGGCGCTGTGCCGGCCCGTTTTGGGGCACGTGTCTGTGCAGCGCGGCTATCGTGGCAGCTCCCCCACGGACTCGGGGAAGGACGTCCTGGAGATCCCCTTGCCGCCCTGGCAGGAGCGCCCGGATGAGCCGCTGGAGACCAAGCGTGCCCGCCTGCTGTACgagagcaggaagaggggcatGCTGGAGAACTGCATCCTGCTCAG CCTCTTTGCGAAGGAGAACCTGAGCCGCATGAGCGAACGGCAGCTGAACCTCTACGACCGGCTCATCAATGAGCCCAGCAACGACTGGGACATTTACTACTGGGCCACAG AAGCGAAACCCACGCCAGCCGTGTTTGAGAACGACGTCATGGCCATGCTGAGGGAGTTTGCCAAGAACAAGAACAGGGAGCAGAGGCTGCGGCAGCCAGACCTGGAGTATCTCTTTGAGTCGCCGCGCTGA
- the SDHAF2 gene encoding succinate dehydrogenase assembly factor 2, mitochondrial isoform X1, whose product MAVARVTRLCSLSGWALCRPVLGHVSVQRGYRGSSPTDSGKDVLEIPLPPWQERPDEPLETKRARLLYESRKRGMLENCILLSLFAKENLSRMSERQLNLYDRLINEPSNDWDIYYWATEAKPTPAVFENDVMAMLREFAKNKNREQRLRQPDLEYLFESPR is encoded by the exons ATGGCGGTGGCCAGGGTGACG CGGCTCTGCTCGCTGTCCGGATGGGCGCTGTGCCGGCCCGTTTTGGGGCACGTGTCTGTGCAGCGCGGCTATCGTGGCAGCTCCCCCACGGACTCGGGGAAGGACGTCCTGGAGATCCCCTTGCCGCCCTGGCAGGAGCGCCCGGATGAGCCGCTGGAGACCAAGCGTGCCCGCCTGCTGTACgagagcaggaagaggggcatGCTGGAGAACTGCATCCTGCTCAG CCTCTTTGCGAAGGAGAACCTGAGCCGCATGAGCGAACGGCAGCTGAACCTCTACGACCGGCTCATCAATGAGCCCAGCAACGACTGGGACATTTACTACTGGGCCACAG AAGCGAAACCCACGCCAGCCGTGTTTGAGAACGACGTCATGGCCATGCTGAGGGAGTTTGCCAAGAACAAGAACAGGGAGCAGAGGCTGCGGCAGCCAGACCTGGAGTATCTCTTTGAGTCGCCGCGCTGA
- the TMEM216 gene encoding transmembrane protein 216 isoform X1 yields the protein MAPRSRQLSSAPLQILLFLNGWYCATYFLLEAFIFVYKVLLLPYPSANLALDVLLLFLYLGVEATRIFFGSKGNLCQRKVLLSISLALTLPAATMAAYYLLLQTYALRLEAILSAILLVFYAAELLLGILTLVSFSSRDSY from the exons ATGGCGCCCAGGA GCCGGCAGCTCTCCTCGGCGCCGCTGCAGATCCTGCTGTTCCTCAACGGCTGGTACTGCGCCACTTACTTCCTCCTGGAGGCCTTCATCTTCGTCTACAAGG tgctgctgctgccctaccccTCCGCCAACCTGGCGCTGGACGTGCTCCTGCTCTTCCTCTACCTGGGCGTTGAGGCCACCCGCATCTTCTTCG GGTCGAAGGGCAACCTGTGCCAGCGGAAGGTGCTGCTCTCCATCAGTCTGGCCCTGACCCTCCCGGCGGCCACGATGGCAGCCTACTACCTGCTGCTCCAGACCTACGCCCTGCGCCTGGAAGCCATCCTCAGTGCCATCCTCCTGGTCTTCtacgctgcagagctgctgctcggCATCCTCACGCTGGTCTCCTTCTCCAG CAGGGATTCGTACTGA
- the CPSF7 gene encoding cleavage and polyadenylation specificity factor subunit 7 isoform X1: MDLYDDVLAASSQPTESRTSSSEAPPEIRQEPSPKPNNKSPAILYTYSGLRNKRAAVYVGSFSWWTTDQQLIQTIRSVGVYDVVELKFAENRANGQSKGYAEVVVASENSVHKLLELLPGKVLNGDKVEVRLATRQNLSQFEAQARKRVPPRAHSRDSVDSVDGRATPTENALPPTRVEKPPSVLPFFNRPPAALPLMGLPPPPMPPPPPLSSGFGVPPPPPGIHYQHLMPPPPRLPPHLAVPPPGAVPPALHLNPAFFPPPSAALGPPPDTYGKAMAPYNHSSRELGPPPPPVSEVEFEEIMNRNRAISSSAISKAVSGASAGDYSDAIETLLTAIAVIKQSRVANDERCRVLLSSLKDCLHGIEAKSYSTGASSSSSRKRHRSRERSPSRSRESSRRHRDLLHSEDRHEDYFQERNREHDRHRDRDRERDRHH, from the exons ATGGACCTGTACGATGACGTGCTAGCAGCCAGCTCGCAGCCCACCGAAAGCCGCACCAGCAGCTCCGAGGCGCCTCCGGAGATCCGCCAGGAGCCGTCCCCCAAGCCCAACAACAAATCTCCCGCCATCCTGTATACTTACAGCGGACTGCGCAACAAGAGGGCTGCCGTCTACGTGGGCAGCTTCTCCTGG TGGACGACTGACCAGCAGCTGATCCAGACCATCCGCTCGGTGGGTGTCTACGATGTAGTGGAGCTGAAATTTGCAGAGAACCGAGCCAATGGCCAGTCCAAAGG GTACGCAGAGGTGGTAGTCGCCTCTGAGAACTCGGTCCACAAGCTCCTGGAGCTGCTTCCCGGCAAAGTCCTCAACGGGGACAAggtggaggtgaggctggcaACACGGCAGAACCTGTCACAGTTTGAGGCCCAGGCTCGCAAAC GCGTGCCGCCGAGGGCCCACTCTCGGGACTCTGTGGACTCGGTGGATGGCCGCGCCACGCCGACGGAGAATGCCCTGCCGCCCACGCGCGTGGAGAAACCCCCGTCTGTCCTGCCCTTCTTCAACCGCCCCCCAGCTGCCCTGCCCCTCATGGGGCTGCCCCCACCGCCGATGCCGCCCCCTCCGCCCCTCTCCTCTGGCTTTGGTGTCCCCCCGCCTCCGCCCGGCATCCACTATCAGCATCTCATGCCCCCACCGCCTCGACTGCCCCCCCACTTGGCCGTGCCCCCGCCGGGGGCTGTCCCCCCTGCCTTGCACCTCAACCCCGCCTTCTTCCccccgcccagtgcagccctgggTCCTCCGCCGGATACCTACGGCAAGGCCATGGCGCCCTACAACCACAGCAG CCGAGAGCTCGGCCCGCCACCTCCCCCCGTGAGCGAAGTGGAGTTTGAGGAGATCATGAACAGGAACCGGGCGATTTCCAGCAGCGCCATTTCTAAGGCAGTGTCCGGAGCCAGTGCAG GTGATTACAGTGACGCTATCGAGACCCTCCTCACGGCCATCGCCGTTATCAAGCAGTCCCGTGTGGCGAACGATGAGCGATGCCGCGtcctcctctcttccctcaaAGACTGTCTGCATGGGATCGAAGCCAAGTCTTACAGCACAggcgccagcagcagctcctccag GAAAAGACACCGTTCTCGGGAGCGCTCTCCCAGCCGGTCCCGCGAGAGCAGCCGGCGGCACCGGGACCTGCTCCACAGTGAGGATCGGCACGAGGACTATTTCCAAGAGCGGAACCGGGAGCATGATCGACATCGGGACAGGGACAGAGAGCGGGACCGGCACCACTGA
- the TMEM216 gene encoding transmembrane protein 216 isoform X2 — translation MAPRSRQLSSAPLQILLFLNGWYCATYFLLEAFIFVYKVLLLPYPSANLALDVLLLFLYLGVEATRIFFGSKGNLCQRKVLLSISLALTLPAATMAAYYLLLQTYALRLEAILSAILLVFYAAELLLGILTLVSFSRDSY, via the exons ATGGCGCCCAGGA GCCGGCAGCTCTCCTCGGCGCCGCTGCAGATCCTGCTGTTCCTCAACGGCTGGTACTGCGCCACTTACTTCCTCCTGGAGGCCTTCATCTTCGTCTACAAGG tgctgctgctgccctaccccTCCGCCAACCTGGCGCTGGACGTGCTCCTGCTCTTCCTCTACCTGGGCGTTGAGGCCACCCGCATCTTCTTCG GGTCGAAGGGCAACCTGTGCCAGCGGAAGGTGCTGCTCTCCATCAGTCTGGCCCTGACCCTCCCGGCGGCCACGATGGCAGCCTACTACCTGCTGCTCCAGACCTACGCCCTGCGCCTGGAAGCCATCCTCAGTGCCATCCTCCTGGTCTTCtacgctgcagagctgctgctcggCATCCTCACGCTGGTCTCCTTCTCCAG GGATTCGTACTGA
- the CPSF7 gene encoding cleavage and polyadenylation specificity factor subunit 7 isoform X2, producing MSEGVDLIDIYADEEFNQDSEFSNADQMDLYDDVLAASSQPTESRTSSSEAPPEIRQEPSPKPNNKSPAILYTYSGLRNKRAAVYVGSFSWWTTDQQLIQTIRSVGVYDVVELKFAENRANGQSKGYAEVVVASENSVHKLLELLPGKVLNGDKVEVRLATRQNLSQFEAQARKRVPPRAHSRDSVDSVDGRATPTENALPPTRVEKPPSVLPFFNRPPAALPLMGLPPPPMPPPPPLSSGFGVPPPPPGIHYQHLMPPPPRLPPHLAVPPPGAVPPALHLNPAFFPPPSAALGPPPDTYGKAMAPYNHSSRELGPPPPPVSEVEFEEIMNRNRAISSSAISKAVSGASAGDYSDAIETLLTAIAVIKQSRVANDERCRVLLSSLKDCLHGIEAKSYSTGASSSSSRKRHRSRERSPSRSRESSRRHRDLLHSEDRHEDYFQERNREHDRHRDRDRERDRHH from the exons ATGTCTGAGGGAGTGGATCTGATTGATATCTACGCCGACGAAGAGTTCAatcag GACTCTGAGTTCAGTAATGCCGACCAGATGGACCTGTACGATGACGTGCTAGCAGCCAGCTCGCAGCCCACCGAAAGCCGCACCAGCAGCTCCGAGGCGCCTCCGGAGATCCGCCAGGAGCCGTCCCCCAAGCCCAACAACAAATCTCCCGCCATCCTGTATACTTACAGCGGACTGCGCAACAAGAGGGCTGCCGTCTACGTGGGCAGCTTCTCCTGG TGGACGACTGACCAGCAGCTGATCCAGACCATCCGCTCGGTGGGTGTCTACGATGTAGTGGAGCTGAAATTTGCAGAGAACCGAGCCAATGGCCAGTCCAAAGG GTACGCAGAGGTGGTAGTCGCCTCTGAGAACTCGGTCCACAAGCTCCTGGAGCTGCTTCCCGGCAAAGTCCTCAACGGGGACAAggtggaggtgaggctggcaACACGGCAGAACCTGTCACAGTTTGAGGCCCAGGCTCGCAAAC GCGTGCCGCCGAGGGCCCACTCTCGGGACTCTGTGGACTCGGTGGATGGCCGCGCCACGCCGACGGAGAATGCCCTGCCGCCCACGCGCGTGGAGAAACCCCCGTCTGTCCTGCCCTTCTTCAACCGCCCCCCAGCTGCCCTGCCCCTCATGGGGCTGCCCCCACCGCCGATGCCGCCCCCTCCGCCCCTCTCCTCTGGCTTTGGTGTCCCCCCGCCTCCGCCCGGCATCCACTATCAGCATCTCATGCCCCCACCGCCTCGACTGCCCCCCCACTTGGCCGTGCCCCCGCCGGGGGCTGTCCCCCCTGCCTTGCACCTCAACCCCGCCTTCTTCCccccgcccagtgcagccctgggTCCTCCGCCGGATACCTACGGCAAGGCCATGGCGCCCTACAACCACAGCAG CCGAGAGCTCGGCCCGCCACCTCCCCCCGTGAGCGAAGTGGAGTTTGAGGAGATCATGAACAGGAACCGGGCGATTTCCAGCAGCGCCATTTCTAAGGCAGTGTCCGGAGCCAGTGCAG GTGATTACAGTGACGCTATCGAGACCCTCCTCACGGCCATCGCCGTTATCAAGCAGTCCCGTGTGGCGAACGATGAGCGATGCCGCGtcctcctctcttccctcaaAGACTGTCTGCATGGGATCGAAGCCAAGTCTTACAGCACAggcgccagcagcagctcctccag GAAAAGACACCGTTCTCGGGAGCGCTCTCCCAGCCGGTCCCGCGAGAGCAGCCGGCGGCACCGGGACCTGCTCCACAGTGAGGATCGGCACGAGGACTATTTCCAAGAGCGGAACCGGGAGCATGATCGACATCGGGACAGGGACAGAGAGCGGGACCGGCACCACTGA
- the TMEM138 gene encoding transmembrane protein 138 translates to MLQTSNYSLVLFLQFLLLFYDLFVNSFSELLRTAPAVQLVLFIIQDIAILFNVIIIFLMFFNTFVFQAGLVNLLFHKFKGTIVLSAAYLALSISFHVWLMNLRWRDSSRFVWTEGLQTLFVFQRLAAVLYCYFYKRTAVRLGDPLFYQDSLWLRKEFAQLRG, encoded by the exons GTTCCTGCAGTTCCTGCTGCTTTTCTACGACCTGTTTGTCAACTCCTTTTCTGAGCTGCTCCGCACAGCTCCTGCTGTCCAACTTGTCCTCTTCAT TATCCAGGACATCGCCATTCTCTTCAACGtcatcatcatcttcctcatgttcTTCAACACCTTCGTCTTCCAGGCCGGTCTGGTCAACCTCCTCTTTCACAAGTTCAAGGGGACCATCGTCCTGTCAGCGGCCTACCTGGCGCTCAGCATCTCCTTCCACGTCTGGCTCATG AACCTGCGGTGGAGAGACTCCAGCCGCTTCGTGTGGACCGAAGGCCTGCAGACGCTTTTTGTCTTCCAGCGACTGG cGGCCGTGCTTTACTGCTACTTCTACAAGAGGACGGCGGTGCGCCTGGGCGACCCCCTCTTCTATCAGGACTCGCTGTGGCTGCGCAAGGAGTTTGCTCAGCTCCGCGGCTGA